The Brevibacterium atlanticum genome segment GTGACCGTTCGGCGCATCATGTCCTTGAGCTCCTTCGCCGCGTCCGCGTCGAGCTGTGGGGCGTCGCCGGCAGTGTCGGTGGCGTCTGCCGTGTCTGAGTCCTCGAGGGCATCGCCGAGGACGAGCTGCGGAGTCACGGTCTCCCCGGCGTTCACCGAGGCCGCCATCGTCGCCACCGCCAGTGGGCTCGCCTGCACCTTGCCCTGACCGATCATCTGCGCGGCGTGGGCGACGGCGTCATCGTCGGTCGGGACCGAGGCCATCTTCGCTCCGATGCCCAGCGCTCCGGTGCTGTCCTTTTCTGACCCGGCCCCGCTTTCATTGTTCTCAGCCCCGATCGTCATGCCGAGTTGGGCGGCTGCCTCGGCCACCTCGGCGCCGGTGACCTTCTCACCGGAGGTCACGAACGCGGTGTTGCAGGAGTGGGCGAAGTCGTCGGCGAAGCTGACGTTTCCGAGCACCTCGTCCTCGGCGTTCTTGAAACTCTTGCCGCCGATGTTCGCTGTCTTCGGGCACGCGATGTCATCGTCGGGCTTCACTCCAGACTCGAGGAGGGCGAGTCCGGAGGCGATCTTGAACACCGAACCAGGAGCATATTGGCCGCTCAGCGCCCGGTCCCACGCCGCACCCTTCGGGTCGCGATTGGCCACGGCGAGGACGTGGCCGTCGCTGGGCCGGATGACGACGACGGCGGCCGGCTTCTTCGCGGTCGCGGCCGCCTTGTCCGCGGCGTCCTGCGTCTTCACGTCGAGGGTGGTCTCGAGATCGTCGCCGTCCTTCTGCTCGAAGGCGTGCAGGCTGGTCAGCTTTGTCTTCCCGCCTGTGTCGTCGGTCGAATCCCCCTTGGCGAAGACTTCGACGCTCCCGGGGCCGGCGAGGCGGTCATTGAAGGTCTTCTGCAGCCCCGTGCGGCCCACGATGTCGCCGGCAATGATCTTCCCGTCGGACTTCTTGATGTCATCGGCGCTGGCCTGCCCGGTCGATCCCAGGGTGGCTTGAGCGAAGCCGCGGCTGCGCGTCAGGTTCTGGCTGCCGTCGGAGAAGAGGACACCGGGCAGGTCGTGGATGTCGTCCTTGACATGCTTGTAGTCGTCTTCGCGCAGGGTGATGACGGGGACGAGTTGGTTGCCCTCGGCCTCGTCGACCGCGTCATCGAGATCATCGGCGTCGAGGTCGAGGGAATCGACGCCGTCGTTGAGCTGCTTGACGAGGGTGCTCAGGGTGTCGGGTTCGAGCCGGTTCGGGTGGACTCCGATGTCGACGACCTTTCCCTCTTCCATGAGGACGTCGTCATCTGCGCCGAGGATCTTTCCGCGTCTGCCCGGGTTGGCTCGCAGTTCGAAGCTGCCGCCTTTGCCGAGCTTCGGGTGGATGGCCTTTTCGGTGAGGTCGGCCCACCAGAAGAGCCCGTGCTTCTC includes the following:
- a CDS encoding penicillin-binding transpeptidase domain-containing protein gives rise to the protein MSKKSRVWSAVALVLVLLAGAGVFAIFRLPMLASTAAETAARDLAEEQLSSDVWHEKELVQGTFDRVTKSLGKRVDLRSVTVDDVTESDGQTVATLDWTWANLDGEAWRYSSELPLEKHGLFWWADLTEKAIHPKLGKGGSFELRANPGRRGKILGADDDVLMEEGKVVDIGVHPNRLEPDTLSTLVKQLNDGVDSLDLDADDLDDAVDEAEGNQLVPVITLREDDYKHVKDDIHDLPGVLFSDGSQNLTRSRGFAQATLGSTGQASADDIKKSDGKIIAGDIVGRTGLQKTFNDRLAGPGSVEVFAKGDSTDDTGGKTKLTSLHAFEQKDGDDLETTLDVKTQDAADKAAATAKKPAAVVVIRPSDGHVLAVANRDPKGAAWDRALSGQYAPGSVFKIASGLALLESGVKPDDDIACPKTANIGGKSFKNAEDEVLGNVSFADDFAHSCNTAFVTSGEKVTGAEVAEAAAQLGMTIGAENNESGAGSEKDSTGALGIGAKMASVPTDDDAVAHAAQMIGQGKVQASPLAVATMAASVNAGETVTPQLVLGDALEDSDTADATDTAGDAPQLDADAAKELKDMMRRTVTEGTATDLKDVPGKDVHGKTGTAEYGTDSPPRTHSWFAGFQGDLAVAVLVEDGGFGAEAAVPVAHEFFDRIN